The Sedimenticola thiotaurini genomic interval TGGCGTCGCAGATACCCAGGATCAACCGACCACAGAAAGCGTGCCTATTGAGGTACGCAGCGACAAGCTCGGCAGCAAGGGGATACTGGTCTCCCTCATCATCAAGGATCAGATTATTTCCCGGTCCTATACGGTATCTGAATCCGAAGCGGCGGCAGACAGCGCCTTTAGTGAGCTGGCAGCAGGAGGGAAACTGTGAAATCAACGGAAGAGACACCAGAAGGAATTGCCCTGTCGGGCACCCCGACAGGCATCCGGCGCTTAAACAAAATCCCCCTGCTGATCATTGGGGCGGCTGGAATCCTGATCGTGACCGTGGTCGCTTATGCGTTACATCAGCGATCCCAGCCGGTCACACTGGAATCTGTCCAGGAGGATACCAGGCGGGAAGCCGATGAGACCTCTGTCAGAGCACTGACAGAAGGCCACCATGGGGCCTACATAGAGGAAACCACTGCGGAAATAGCGCCTCAACGGCAAAGGCCGGCAAAAACGCCTAAGCCCAACTCGCCCGCCAATCCGGCACAGACGGCTGCAACAGCCCCCTATGCCCCAAGGCCCGTTGCCGCGCCAATCCGGCGCAGCGCCGTCGAGGATGCCAAAGAGCGCCAAGAGGCCAAACGCTTGCAGATGCTCTATGGCGCAATGGAAGCGCCTATTGGTGTCGATTTCAATCAAAAGGGTGAGGCGCAGGCCACCCCTATCACTCTCACACAACCACCGCGAGATAACCGCTCTCAGCTCCTGGGAGAAGCCATCAGGAATGCGCTAGGCAACCAACAGCAAGAGACCGACCCCAACGGCCAGGCCGATAAGACGGCATTTTTGCAAGGCAGGCAGGAACGGACCCCTGTCATCTATGGCCGGGATAGGCCGGTAACACCCTGGGAGATCCGCAGCGGTACGGTGATACCGGGAGTCTTGATTACCGGCATCAATTCCGACCTGCCAGGTAACATCAAGGGCCAGGTGTCGCAGAACGTCTATGACACGGCCACCGGTAAATATCTGCTGATCCCTCAAGGCACCCAGCTTGTCGGCACCTATGACAGCCGCGTTACTTACGGACAGAACCGGGCTCTGGTCGTGTGGACCCGGCTTGTATATCCGGACGGCTCTGCGCTGGAGCTCGGCAACATGGGCGGAACAGACATGGCCGGATATGCTGGATTCGAAGACCAGGTAGATAACCACTATTTCCGAATATTCGGCTCTGCACTGCTGATGTCGGTAATCTCGGCCGGGTACGCCATCGCTACGGATGATGATTCACAAAGCGACAACGAACAGAGCGCCCAGCAGGAAATAGCCCGCGAAATGTCACAGACCAG includes:
- a CDS encoding TrbI/VirB10 family protein — its product is MKSTEETPEGIALSGTPTGIRRLNKIPLLIIGAAGILIVTVVAYALHQRSQPVTLESVQEDTRREADETSVRALTEGHHGAYIEETTAEIAPQRQRPAKTPKPNSPANPAQTAATAPYAPRPVAAPIRRSAVEDAKERQEAKRLQMLYGAMEAPIGVDFNQKGEAQATPITLTQPPRDNRSQLLGEAIRNALGNQQQETDPNGQADKTAFLQGRQERTPVIYGRDRPVTPWEIRSGTVIPGVLITGINSDLPGNIKGQVSQNVYDTATGKYLLIPQGTQLVGTYDSRVTYGQNRALVVWTRLVYPDGSALELGNMGGTDMAGYAGFEDQVDNHYFRIFGSALLMSVISAGYAIATDDDSQSDNEQSAQQEIAREMSQTSDRILRKNLNLQPTIKIRPGYKFNVFVNKDMRFREPYPAQG